The genomic interval CCAGATTGTTAAGGAATATTTTGGTTTAAATAGCAAGAGCTCAATCCAGTTTTTGCATGTACAATATCCGGATAACTTATGTGgcccaagtgggagattgttggaattattttgtgggctcacataatttaatttattgtaCATGGACAAGCTATCTATAAAGGACCTAATAAAGTGATCTAATTAATTATGGGTTTCCaaagtattaaataaattggtaTGGTCCACCTTATGTGTAGAAGCCCAGCCCAATTAGGTCTTCTATGATGGGTTGAAGACTGATAAGGTTATATAAGGTTATGGTCCCTAAGGCACAGAGGATATAACACAGAATACATACAGCACGCGTATTCTAGATCTCTCCCCTTCTCCCATCAAAGGCAAGAATAAGGTGGTCGGTTCTCTGTTGTCTTGGAAGATCCATAACTTTGATGATAGATCAATCAATGGATTCTGGTATTTGTTTACTGTTATTCATATTTTCTGATAATTTGACATGAATTCCTGGCATGTTGTGATATATGGATTTAATCAaatgatttatagatttatttattaaatctcCAACACTAACCTCTACTTCTGGAACATTTTGAACATCCAATGGACGAAACCAACTGCTTCATTGGATAATGAAAATACTTGGTTCCAGTTGCCAAGATCTTCCCAGCAAGCTTTTGCCATTGGGCAGAAAATGAATTGATGCCATGAATTCTCCCATTCATTTCCACATGTTGCACAATAGATGGGGACCATAACTTGTTTCTTTTGGAGGTTGCCACGCTTTGGTAGAATATCTCTCGCTGCACGCCACAAAAGACCTTCACCTTAGGTGGAATTTTCAGGTTCCATAGCTTTTTCCAGTCCCCGGAAACCCCATTACTTTCTCCCACATATAATAGTTCTTGTGCGCTTTTATATCCTGACCGAACCGTGTATTTTCCATTACTTCCACTATGCCAAATAAGTTTGTCTCTTCCTATGTTTGTGTGTACATGGATGTTCAAAATCTTCTGTACATCTTGATTTTCAAATAGGGTGAACAACAGCTCATGATCCCACTGAGTAGTGAAAGGGATGAATAATTCACTAACCTTCAGTGAGTAAAGTTTTGTAATAGGAGGTGATGATACGTAGAAGTTACTTGGATCACGTAACCAGGGATCTCTCCAGAAACTTATATTGTTCCCATTTCCAATTCTCCATCGGACTCCTCTTTTTAGAATGGCTCTTGACCTCCACAAACTACACCAAATGAAGCTAGGATTGTGACCCAAATTTGCCTCCAGAAAATTTGAATTCGAGAAGTACTTGGATTTTAAGACTCTGGCCATGAGAGAGTTTGGATTAGCAATGAGATTCCATGCTTGTTTACCCAGCATTGCCAAGTTAAAATGATGCAGATTCCTGAACCCTATACCCCCATTTATCTTCGCAGCACGTAGACGATCCCAACTTATCCATTTGATTCCTCTATCGCCACTTGAGTTAGAACCCCACCAGAACGAGTTCATCATGCGTTGTAGTTCCTCTGTGGTAGATTTCGGCAGTAGGAACACATTCATGCAGTAAGATGGTAAGGCTTGGGCGACTGCTTTAAGTTGGATTTCTCTCCCTGCTTTTGAAAGAAATTTGCCTTGCCAACCTTGAAATTTCTTCCAAAGTTTTCCTTTCAGGTATTTGAATatatcttttttctttttgcCAATTAGAGAACGGAGTCCCAAGTAATTTCCGGACCGTAGGTTGTTTTTTATTCTTATATTTCTGGCTAGTAGCTTCTTTTGGTCCGACTACAG from Primulina eburnea isolate SZY01 chromosome 17, ASM2296580v1, whole genome shotgun sequence carries:
- the LOC140817840 gene encoding uncharacterized protein, producing MLSPEDKRGRVDNPLWLINGFREVVATCGLIDLMLNGYPYTWEEIFWKQRAKAYWLKDGDMNSKFFHKTTTTRREVNKIKKLTDENGNSFEHIDDLCDIAKQYFADLYSHILANCDLVTSKVDPVVSTVDKNEILKPFQLEEVKATVLQMNGDKSPGPDGFNPVFFHKFWSMVGQDVYPDLNRWRSRGAFPNHLNDTNIVLIPKCAKPNNMKDLRPISLCNVLYKIFAKVLANPFEIIHNLKRQIRGKDGFMALKLDSDQKKLLARNIRIKNNLRSGNYLGLRSLIGKKKKDIFKYLKGKLWKKFQGWQGKFLSKAGREIQLKAVAQALPSYCMNVFLLPKSTTEELQRMMNSFWWGSNSSGDRGIKWISWDRLRAAKINGGIGFRNLHHFNLAMLGKQAWNLIANPNSLMARVLKSKYFSNSNFLEANLGHNPSFIWCSLWRSRAILKRGVRWRIGNGNNISFWRDPWLRDPSNFYVSSPPITKLYSLKVSELFIPFTTQWDHELLFTLFENQDVQKILNIHVHTNIGRDKLIWHSGSNGKYTVRSGYKSAQELLYVGESNGVSGDWKKLWNLKIPPKVKVFCGVQREIFYQSVATSKRNKLWSPSIVQHVEMNGRIHGINSFSAQWQKLAGKILATGTKYFHYPMKQLVSSIGCSKCSRSRG